ACCACTGGGTAAAGCCACCGAGTGGCTCACCGTTCAAAAGAACGGCCACACCTATCGCCGTGAACTGAACACCATGCCGCAGTGGGCAGGTTCCTGCTGGTATTACCTTCGCTACATCGATCCACGTAACGATAAAGCCTTTGTTGATCCAGCGAAAGAACGCTACTGGATGCCTGTCGATCTTTACGTTGGCGGCGCGGAACATGCTGTTCTCCATCTGCTCTATGCCCGGTTCTGGCACAAGGTGCTGTTTGATCGTGGCTACCTCTCAACCAGCGAACCATTCCAAAAGCTGATCAACCAGGGCATGATTCTGGGAGAAATGGAGTTCCATATCACTCCAGAACTGTATACCGAAAACACGACTGTGCTTGAAGCAAAGAACCTGCTCGCAGTGCACATCAAGAATGATGAAGAAGATTTCTACGTCATCAAAAACCCGCCTATCTCAGCAGGGAGTGTGCCAAGCAACCTCAGCGAAGATCAAACGGAAAAACGCAAAGGGATGTTCTTCCTCAAAGGCACGCAACTGCCTTTGCTGGGCCGTTCGGAGAAAATGTCCAAGAGCCGAGGCAATGTCATCAATCCCGATGATATTGTCAAAGCTTACGGAGCAGATTCGCTGCGGCTTTATGAAATGTTCATGGGGCCTCTCGAAGCTACCAAACCCTGGAATACCCAGGGCGTTGAAGGAGTGTTCCGATTCCTTTCCCGATGCTGGCGGCTGATCGTTGATGAATCCAGTGAGCAAGTTTGCTTGTCCCCCACTGTCACCGATGATGCTCCAGATGAGGAAACACTTCGCAAACTCCATCAGACCATCAAGAAGGTAACCGATGATTTAGAAGGAATGCGGTTCAATACTTCCATCTCAGCCTTGATGGAATTGAGTAATCATCTCGCCAGGTTGGAGAAGAAACCACGATGGGCGATGAAAACACTGGTTCTATTGCTGGCCCCCTTTGCTCCACACCTGGCTGAAGAACTGTGGCAGGTGCTGGGCCACTCCTCCACGCTGGCATATGAAGCCTGGCCTGCTTTTGATCCAGTGTTAACAGTCTCTTCCGTCATGGAAATACCAGTCCAAATAAATGGCAAACTGCGTAGCAAAGTCACTGTTCCCACCGGCTCAACGGAAGAAATCTGCAAACAGGCAGCTTTGGATGATGATCGCATCAAGGAACTCCTGGCTGGCAAAATCATCAAAAAAGCTATTGTGGTGCCTGGGAAACTGATAAACTTTGTTATCAGCAACTAAGGAGTACTTCACATGGCATCCGACATTGCCTGCAGCCTGACTCAGAAAAAATGCAAGCCCTGCGAAGGTGGCGTACCTCCACTGGCTCCAGATGCTGTTCAGAACTATCTATCCGGGTTGCCAGGCTGGCAGTTGACCGAAAACAAAAAAGGTATCTTTCGCACATGGAAGTTCAAGGACTTCCTGTCTGCGATGGATTTTTTGAACCACATTGCCCACGTAGCTGAAGATAATGATCATCACCCCGATTTCCACCTGACGGGATATCGCAACGTTAAAATCGAAATGACAACGCACGCCATTGATGGCTTGTCAGAAAACGATTTCATTCTCGCTGCCAAAATTGATGAAGTACCAACGGCGCTGAAGAAGTAACTACTTCTTCTTACGCTCAATCCCAGACAAACTGATTTGAATTTCCTTCGTATCAGCCGCCTTCACCAGCTTGGCTGACAGCTTGTCAATGAGCTTTCTCTCAATCGATGGTTTCAACTGATTCATCGCATCCACCGACCAGTCACCTATCCATTTCGCTGCTGATCCACCAACACCAGCAACATGCTTAACTTTCAGATCGTCATATGAAGCCTTCGCTCGCTCAGTCTTCAATCGATACTTCAGGGCAGGTAATCCTTTTGTATCAGTACCGAGTTCAAGGCGTGAAGTGCATAACAACTTGATCTGCATGACCGCCTGCCCACAAACCGTTCCGTGAAACAGACGTATTCCGTGATTCCAGTTTTCCTGGGTCACTTCAAAGGTCACATCGGCATCGAGATACAACACGAACGACATCTGATTGTTGCCGGTTATTTTGACATCATCCAAGCGAAGCCGCAAATGTTCATCGTGTGGTGTCCGGAGTTGCACCTCGTACTTTCTCCAGGTACCGTGATTACGATCCTGATAACTGAATTCCGGTTCGCCTGACCATTTCAAGCCAGAGACAGTTCGTTCCTGGTTTCCCCATTTGTCTTTGCCTTGCACCATAGGGTCTGGCATGGCTAATAGCATCGTTTTTTTGAGTGCAGTCTGCAGCGCCGCCATTTTCTCGGCTGGAATCGTTTTGCCTGTATCATCGCCAGGCAGAAGCAGGCAAGTCA
The Planctomycetia bacterium genome window above contains:
- a CDS encoding 4a-hydroxytetrahydrobiopterin dehydratase, encoding MASDIACSLTQKKCKPCEGGVPPLAPDAVQNYLSGLPGWQLTENKKGIFRTWKFKDFLSAMDFLNHIAHVAEDNDHHPDFHLTGYRNVKIEMTTHAIDGLSENDFILAAKIDEVPTALKK